Proteins encoded together in one Musa acuminata AAA Group cultivar baxijiao chromosome BXJ3-6, Cavendish_Baxijiao_AAA, whole genome shotgun sequence window:
- the LOC135639427 gene encoding ras-related protein RABH1e isoform X2 produces the protein MYLEDRTVRLQLWDTAGQERFRSLIPSYIRDSSVAVIAYDVSNRQSFLNTSKWIEEVRTERGGDVIIVLVGNKTDLVEKRQVSTEDGETKSREFGVMFIETSAKAGFNIKPLFRKIAASLPGMETLASTKQEDMVDVNLKSTVSSTQTQQQSGGCSC, from the exons ATGTACCTTGAAGACCGTACAGTACGTCTGCAGCTTTG GGATACTGCTGGCCAGGAGAGATTTAGAAGTCTTATCCCAAGCTACATCAGGGACTCTTCTGTCGCAGTTATTGCTTATGATGTATCTA ATCGGCAATCGTTCTTAAATACTTCAAAGTGGATCGAGGAAGTGCGTACAGAACGAGGTGGCGATGTAATCATAGTTCTTGTCGGAAATAAGACGGATCTTGTTGAGAAAAG GCAAGTCTCGACAGAAGACGGAGAAACCAAATCTCGTGAATTTGGAGTGATGTTTATTGAAACCAGTGCAAAAGCTGGCTTCAACATCAAG CCACTGTTCCGCAAGATTGCTGCATCCCTGCCAGGGATGGAGACTCTCGCTTCCACTAAACAGGAGGACATGGTTGATGTCAATTTGAAGTCTACAGTTAGTTCAACACAGACTCAGCAGCAATCTGGAGGATGTTCGTGCTAG
- the LOC135639427 gene encoding ras-related protein RABH1e isoform X1, with translation MAVVSALAKYKLVFLGDQSVGKTSIITRFMYDKFDTTYQATIGIDFLSKTMYLEDRTVRLQLWDTAGQERFRSLIPSYIRDSSVAVIAYDVSNRQSFLNTSKWIEEVRTERGGDVIIVLVGNKTDLVEKRQVSTEDGETKSREFGVMFIETSAKAGFNIKPLFRKIAASLPGMETLASTKQEDMVDVNLKSTVSSTQTQQQSGGCSC, from the exons ATGGCGGTGGTATCGGCTCTGGCGAAATACAAGTTGGTGTTCTTGGGGGATCAATCGGTGGGGAAGACCAGCATCATCACCCGGTTCATGTACGACAAATTCGATACCACCTATCAG GCTACTATCGGCATTGATTTTCTATCAAAGACGATGTACCTTGAAGACCGTACAGTACGTCTGCAGCTTTG GGATACTGCTGGCCAGGAGAGATTTAGAAGTCTTATCCCAAGCTACATCAGGGACTCTTCTGTCGCAGTTATTGCTTATGATGTATCTA ATCGGCAATCGTTCTTAAATACTTCAAAGTGGATCGAGGAAGTGCGTACAGAACGAGGTGGCGATGTAATCATAGTTCTTGTCGGAAATAAGACGGATCTTGTTGAGAAAAG GCAAGTCTCGACAGAAGACGGAGAAACCAAATCTCGTGAATTTGGAGTGATGTTTATTGAAACCAGTGCAAAAGCTGGCTTCAACATCAAG CCACTGTTCCGCAAGATTGCTGCATCCCTGCCAGGGATGGAGACTCTCGCTTCCACTAAACAGGAGGACATGGTTGATGTCAATTTGAAGTCTACAGTTAGTTCAACACAGACTCAGCAGCAATCTGGAGGATGTTCGTGCTAG
- the LOC103987461 gene encoding uncharacterized protein LOC103987461 isoform X2, producing MERSAPTRKPLASTADLLTWTEAPPQDPAASDSRRPHQPTDGVSKVVFGGQITEEEAESILKRKPCSGPKLKEMTGSGIFATDSEDELSEPGSSFSTPNQRTGLRMYQQTVNAMSQISFSTDETVSSHKKPTSLAEVAKQRELTGSLLSESDDRLMKQLSDAKCKELSGHDIFAAPEVLPRSSGWNLEMNDSDLRETTPRNLQSPVKVPQAGGASNLLFGEEPEVKSAKKIHTQKVAELTGNGIFKDDATPGAAEKTLSTAKLKEMSGSDIFADGKAPSREYLGGVRKPPGGESSIALV from the exons atggAGAGGAGCGCTCCGACTAGGAAGCCGCTCGCCTCGACGGCGGATCTACTGACCTGGACGGAGGCGCCGCCCCAGGATCCAGCCGCGTCGGACTCCCGCCGGCCGCACCAG CCGACGGATGGGGTCAGCAAGGTGGTCTTCGGGGGGCAGATCACCGAGGAGGAGGCCGAGAGTATCCTAAAGAG GAAACCTTGTTCGGGTCCAAAGTTAAAAGAAATGACTGGTAGTGGCATTTTCGCAACTGACAGCGAAGATGAACTGTCAGAACCAGGTAGTTCTTTCTCAACACCTAACCAGCGAACAGGTCTGCGGATGTATCAG caAACAGTAAATGCAATGAGCCAGATATCATTCAGCACTGATGAGACTGTTTCTTCACATAAAAAGCCAACCTCACTTGCTGAGGTAGCAAAGCAGCGAGAACTAACTGGGTCTCTGCTGAGTGAATCGGATGATAGATTGATGAAGCAGTTGTCTGATGCAAAATGCAAGGAACTAAGTGGACATGACATCTTTGCTGCCCCAGAAGTTTTGCCAAGGTCATCAGGATGGAATTTGGAGATGAATGACAGTGACCTGAGGGAAACCACTCCAAGAAACTTACAGTCACCAGTTAAAGTCCCTCAG GCTGGGGGTGCGAGCAATCTCTTGTTTGGTGAAGAACCAGAGGTGAAATCAGCTAAGAAAATTCACACCCAGAAAGTGGCAGAACTGACAGGCAATGGCATCTTCAAAGATGATGCCACACCAGGTGCGGCGGAAAAAACACTTAGTACGGCAAAGCTAAAGGAGATGAGTGGTAGTGACATCTTTGCTGATGGCAAGGCTCCCTCGCGTGAATATCTTGGCGGTGTCCGCAAGCCTCCTGGTGGTGAAAGCAGCATTGCTCTAGTTTGA
- the LOC103987461 gene encoding uncharacterized protein LOC103987461 isoform X1, producing the protein MERSAPTRKPLASTADLLTWTEAPPQDPAASDSRRPHQVLLASLEQCGGRRSFASLSLFESLMARGWQPTDGVSKVVFGGQITEEEAESILKRKPCSGPKLKEMTGSGIFATDSEDELSEPGSSFSTPNQRTGLRMYQQTVNAMSQISFSTDETVSSHKKPTSLAEVAKQRELTGSLLSESDDRLMKQLSDAKCKELSGHDIFAAPEVLPRSSGWNLEMNDSDLRETTPRNLQSPVKVPQAGGASNLLFGEEPEVKSAKKIHTQKVAELTGNGIFKDDATPGAAEKTLSTAKLKEMSGSDIFADGKAPSREYLGGVRKPPGGESSIALV; encoded by the exons atggAGAGGAGCGCTCCGACTAGGAAGCCGCTCGCCTCGACGGCGGATCTACTGACCTGGACGGAGGCGCCGCCCCAGGATCCAGCCGCGTCGGACTCCCGCCGGCCGCACCAGGTACTTCTCGCCTCCCTCGAGCAATGCGGTGGTCGACGGTCCTTTGCTTCTCTCTCACTTTTTGAATCCCTTATGGCGAGGGGTTGGCAGCCGACGGATGGGGTCAGCAAGGTGGTCTTCGGGGGGCAGATCACCGAGGAGGAGGCCGAGAGTATCCTAAAGAG GAAACCTTGTTCGGGTCCAAAGTTAAAAGAAATGACTGGTAGTGGCATTTTCGCAACTGACAGCGAAGATGAACTGTCAGAACCAGGTAGTTCTTTCTCAACACCTAACCAGCGAACAGGTCTGCGGATGTATCAG caAACAGTAAATGCAATGAGCCAGATATCATTCAGCACTGATGAGACTGTTTCTTCACATAAAAAGCCAACCTCACTTGCTGAGGTAGCAAAGCAGCGAGAACTAACTGGGTCTCTGCTGAGTGAATCGGATGATAGATTGATGAAGCAGTTGTCTGATGCAAAATGCAAGGAACTAAGTGGACATGACATCTTTGCTGCCCCAGAAGTTTTGCCAAGGTCATCAGGATGGAATTTGGAGATGAATGACAGTGACCTGAGGGAAACCACTCCAAGAAACTTACAGTCACCAGTTAAAGTCCCTCAG GCTGGGGGTGCGAGCAATCTCTTGTTTGGTGAAGAACCAGAGGTGAAATCAGCTAAGAAAATTCACACCCAGAAAGTGGCAGAACTGACAGGCAATGGCATCTTCAAAGATGATGCCACACCAGGTGCGGCGGAAAAAACACTTAGTACGGCAAAGCTAAAGGAGATGAGTGGTAGTGACATCTTTGCTGATGGCAAGGCTCCCTCGCGTGAATATCTTGGCGGTGTCCGCAAGCCTCCTGGTGGTGAAAGCAGCATTGCTCTAGTTTGA